In Calothrix sp. PCC 7507, one DNA window encodes the following:
- a CDS encoding FAD-binding domain-containing protein has product MLREFANRDELIAYLRQQFPTVAETDNCISDTVGGRQAAEQALQKVDPAAYAKTRNFLTGSVTRLSPYIRYGVLSLREIRDYVLEHVKHPHDATKLINELGWRDYWQRLYVKLGHGVWQDQEEYKTGYQAKNYAADLPQDIQQGTTGLVCIDSFSHDLQATGYLHNHIRMWLAAYIVHWRRIRWQAGAKWFLQHLLDGDPASNNMSWQWVASTFSHKPYFFNRENLEKYTKSVYCQQCPLYGHCDFEGSYEEIEQRLFPNGEFTKQANSQSWQRGKKK; this is encoded by the coding sequence ATGCTACGTGAATTTGCTAATCGCGATGAATTAATAGCCTATCTTCGTCAACAATTTCCCACTGTAGCAGAAACAGATAATTGCATCAGCGATACTGTAGGAGGAAGGCAAGCAGCCGAGCAAGCACTGCAAAAAGTAGATCCAGCAGCCTACGCAAAAACTCGTAACTTTTTAACTGGCAGTGTAACGCGACTTTCACCCTACATTCGCTATGGCGTTCTTAGCTTGCGAGAAATTCGAGATTATGTGCTTGAGCATGTCAAGCATCCACACGATGCAACTAAGCTGATTAATGAATTAGGCTGGCGAGACTATTGGCAGCGGTTATATGTCAAGCTTGGTCATGGTGTCTGGCAAGACCAGGAAGAATATAAAACTGGCTATCAAGCCAAAAATTACGCAGCGGATCTACCACAGGACATCCAACAAGGCACTACAGGGCTAGTTTGCATCGACAGCTTCAGCCACGACTTACAAGCAACAGGCTATTTACACAACCACATCCGCATGTGGCTAGCTGCTTATATTGTCCATTGGCGGCGCATCCGTTGGCAAGCGGGAGCCAAGTGGTTTCTCCAACACCTGCTTGATGGTGATCCTGCTAGCAATAATATGTCATGGCAGTGGGTTGCTAGTACCTTTAGCCATAAACCCTATTTTTTCAACCGCGAAAATTTAGAGAAATACACAAAAAGCGTGTATTGTCAACAATGTCCCCTTTATGGTCATTGCGACTTTGAAGGTAGCTACGAAGAAATAGAACAGCGGCTTTTTCCCAATGGCGAATTTACCAAACAAGCCAATAGCCAAAGTTGGCAACGAGGGAAGAAGAAATGA
- a CDS encoding lipoxygenase family protein — translation MSHDVSITAQQGHYRYNPVGLEQKGPARIFPYAGEDGVLRYILTKLRQNHLYQGQLSQPWTLLLIQLEATIQTLEEDWVKISTLLADWEIWQSGWFNFDLPPNEQFNASYVQERRSMGQRLLAATKAAEIANEQSQLSVTIRNELQRSLFYEALEKSGQGDRYLPTRPVVSLIWQRDGGLSDREFARQRLAGQNPIIIRRVQSAEQQVLQTWANHPYQLADGSTIDLIQSADANRLFIADYPLLQDLKAADLQHGRYVGSPVALFYRTESGLEPVLIEVEKGRVVTPDNVGGATDQWTRAKLYVQTADVTYHELISHLAYTHLAIETLAIATPRQLPHNHPLYRLLSPHLQFLLAINTRGNKILLGEGAAIDKLMAPTREASLGLINKAYRQRPFTEYSLLNDIQRRGIESEFLSEFPYRDDALLLWEAIAKYTTHYLQRYYLDDQAVQQDPYLQAWAAELGTPLDSRPPSEFPQAPTWIPTEWVIATALKPELPNYPRIPGFGAITSLQQLIDIATVIIFTSGPQHAAVNFSQFDYVNYVPNAPLALYSRPDTPSTLEELLPSTQQDLGQMQLTFSLSGIYWGKLGSADLIKFIDQGDRQILSQFQQELAEIENTIKTRNQSRLADSGVEYPYLLPSRIPNSINI, via the coding sequence ATGTCACACGATGTATCTATTACCGCACAACAAGGTCATTATCGCTACAATCCTGTTGGTTTAGAACAGAAAGGCCCTGCACGGATATTTCCATATGCTGGGGAAGATGGGGTGCTGCGCTATATTCTCACGAAACTGCGTCAAAATCATCTCTATCAGGGACAGTTATCTCAACCTTGGACTCTGCTGTTGATACAGCTAGAAGCAACAATCCAAACTCTAGAAGAAGACTGGGTGAAAATCTCCACTTTGTTGGCAGACTGGGAGATTTGGCAATCGGGATGGTTTAATTTTGATTTGCCGCCAAATGAGCAATTTAATGCTAGTTATGTTCAGGAACGGCGGAGTATGGGACAACGGCTTTTGGCGGCAACGAAAGCAGCCGAAATAGCCAATGAGCAGAGCCAGCTTTCTGTCACAATAAGGAATGAGTTGCAACGATCGCTATTTTACGAAGCTTTAGAAAAAAGTGGACAAGGCGATCGCTATTTACCAACACGTCCAGTAGTCAGCCTAATTTGGCAACGAGATGGTGGTTTAAGTGATCGTGAGTTCGCCCGTCAAAGATTAGCTGGACAAAATCCCATCATCATACGGCGTGTACAGTCAGCCGAACAACAAGTTCTCCAAACTTGGGCTAATCATCCTTATCAGTTAGCTGACGGTAGCACAATAGACTTAATCCAGTCAGCCGATGCAAACCGTCTATTTATTGCCGATTATCCCCTATTGCAAGACCTCAAAGCCGCAGATTTGCAGCATGGTCGATATGTGGGTAGTCCAGTGGCGTTATTTTACCGCACTGAGAGCGGACTAGAACCAGTCCTGATCGAAGTGGAAAAAGGTAGGGTGGTGACTCCGGACAATGTTGGGGGTGCTACAGACCAATGGACACGGGCTAAACTTTATGTACAGACAGCCGATGTCACATATCACGAATTGATTTCTCACTTAGCTTACACCCATTTAGCGATTGAGACATTGGCGATCGCTACTCCGCGACAGTTACCCCATAACCATCCTCTCTATCGGCTATTAAGTCCCCATCTACAATTTTTGCTCGCAATTAATACGCGGGGTAATAAAATATTACTGGGTGAGGGTGCTGCCATTGATAAATTGATGGCTCCCACGAGAGAGGCTTCTTTAGGGTTAATTAACAAGGCATATCGACAACGCCCATTTACAGAATACTCACTGCTCAATGATATTCAGCGTCGAGGAATCGAATCTGAGTTTCTTAGCGAATTCCCTTATCGAGATGATGCTTTATTGTTGTGGGAGGCGATCGCCAAATATACAACCCACTACTTACAACGCTATTATTTAGATGACCAAGCGGTGCAACAAGACCCATATCTGCAAGCTTGGGCTGCAGAACTAGGTACACCACTCGACTCCCGTCCCCCATCAGAGTTTCCCCAAGCACCAACTTGGATACCAACAGAATGGGTGATAGCCACAGCATTAAAACCTGAGTTACCAAACTATCCCCGCATACCTGGGTTCGGAGCAATCACCAGTCTCCAACAACTCATAGATATTGCAACTGTAATTATATTTACCTCCGGGCCTCAGCACGCAGCAGTCAATTTCAGCCAATTTGATTATGTAAACTACGTACCCAACGCACCTTTAGCACTCTATAGCCGACCAGACACACCAAGTACCCTAGAAGAATTGCTACCCTCAACTCAGCAAGATTTGGGACAAATGCAGTTAACTTTTTCTTTGAGTGGGATTTATTGGGGAAAATTGGGAAGTGCTGATTTAATTAAATTTATAGATCAAGGCGATCGTCAAATCCTCTCCCAGTTCCAGCAAGAATTAGCGGAGATTGAAAACACCATCAAAACCCGTAATCAATCGCGTCTAGCAGATAGTGGTGTTGAGTATCCCTACCTTCTACCCTCCCGGATTCCCAACAGCATCAATATTTAG